A genomic window from Camelus ferus isolate YT-003-E chromosome 9, BCGSAC_Cfer_1.0, whole genome shotgun sequence includes:
- the ZNF784 gene encoding zinc finger protein 784 isoform X2 has product MAAARPEPQSPSSAAPEPRSPEPPDLVLVPDDGRPATPPSDLIEIQVVKVTDTTLVPEPPEPGSLHCALCPAAFRLVSELLFHEHGHLAGVEGGGQGGDPSRCHVCGHSCPGPASLRAHYSLHTGERPYRCPLCPRAFKALAPLLRHQHRHGVEAGTSQRPPEAAAAREQLPGVPQERSEVVMAAAAAGAAVGKPFACRFCAKPFRRSSDMRDHERVHTGERPYHCGVCGKGFTQSSVLSGHARIHTGERPFRCTLCDRTFNNSSNFRKHQRTHFHGPGPGLGDSGNQLASGAERSGSGCGAGNTLEEGRGERAKVKAEVDQ; this is encoded by the exons ATGGCTGCCGCACGCCCGGAGCCACAGAGTCCCAGCTCAGCGGCCCCGGAGCCGCGATCCCCGGAGCCTCCGGACCTG GTCCTGGTCCCTGATGATGGCCGCCCGGCCACCCCCCCGAGTGACCTCATTGAGATCCAGGTGGTGAAGGTGACAGACACCACGCTGGTACCTGAGCCCCCGGAGCCAGGTTCTCTTCACTGTGCCTTGTGCCCAGCTGCCTTCCGGCTGGTCTCCGAGCTGCTGTTCCACGAACATGGCCACCTGGCTGGGGTTGAgggtggtgggcagggtggggacccAAGCCGGTGTCACGTGTGTGGCCACAGCTGTCCAGGACCCGCCAGCCTCCGTGCCCACTACAGCCTGCACACGGGAGAGCGGCCCTACCGCTGTCCACTCTGCCCCCGAGCCTTCAAGGCCCTGGCGCCTCTGCTGCGGCACCAGCACCGCCATGGGGTGGAGGCGGGGACCTCTCAAAGGCCTCCGGAGGCGGCAGCGGCTCGAGAACAGCTGCCCGGGGTGCCCCAGGAGAGGTCGGAGGTGGTgatggcggcggcagcggcaggcGCGGCGGTGGGGAAGCCTTTCGCTTGCAGGTTCTGCGCCAAGCCGTTCCGCCGCTCCTCAGACATGCGAGACCACGAGCGGGTGCACACAGGCGAGCGGCCCTACCACTGCGGCGTGTGCGGCAAGGGCTTCACCCAGTCCTCGGTGCTGAGCGGACACGCCCGCATCCACACTGGCGAGCGCCCCTTCCGCTGCACCCTCTGTGATCGCACTTTCAACAACTCCTCCAACTTCCGCAAGCACCAGCGCACCCACTTCcacgggccggggccggggctgggaGACTCTGGAAACCAGCTGGCATCGGGGGCTGAGAGGTCAGGAAGTGGGTGTGGGGCAGGAAACACTCTGGAAGAGGGGCGTGGGGAGAGAGCCAAAGTGAAGGCAGAGGTTGACCAGTAG
- the ZNF784 gene encoding zinc finger protein 784 isoform X1, whose protein sequence is MAAARPEPQSPSSAAPEPRSPEPPDLVLVPDDGRPATPPSDLIEIQVVKVTDTTLVPEPPEPGSLHCALCPAAFRLVSELLFHEHGHLAGVEGGGQGGDPSRCHVCGHSCPGPASLRAHYSLHTGERPYRCPLCPRAFKALAPLLRHQHRHGVEAGTSQRPPEAAAAREQLPGVPQERSEVVMAAAAAGAAVGKPFACRFCAKPFRRSSDMRDHERVHTGERPYHCGVCGKGFTQSSVLSGHARIHTGERPFRCTLCDRTFNNSSNFRKHQRTHFHGPGPGLGDSGNQLASGAERQKTSTSSSMQTGIPSPQSQRVPKSQSRALNSLKDVSPTIRILTPGAATLVPMVVPP, encoded by the exons ATGGCTGCCGCACGCCCGGAGCCACAGAGTCCCAGCTCAGCGGCCCCGGAGCCGCGATCCCCGGAGCCTCCGGACCTG GTCCTGGTCCCTGATGATGGCCGCCCGGCCACCCCCCCGAGTGACCTCATTGAGATCCAGGTGGTGAAGGTGACAGACACCACGCTGGTACCTGAGCCCCCGGAGCCAGGTTCTCTTCACTGTGCCTTGTGCCCAGCTGCCTTCCGGCTGGTCTCCGAGCTGCTGTTCCACGAACATGGCCACCTGGCTGGGGTTGAgggtggtgggcagggtggggacccAAGCCGGTGTCACGTGTGTGGCCACAGCTGTCCAGGACCCGCCAGCCTCCGTGCCCACTACAGCCTGCACACGGGAGAGCGGCCCTACCGCTGTCCACTCTGCCCCCGAGCCTTCAAGGCCCTGGCGCCTCTGCTGCGGCACCAGCACCGCCATGGGGTGGAGGCGGGGACCTCTCAAAGGCCTCCGGAGGCGGCAGCGGCTCGAGAACAGCTGCCCGGGGTGCCCCAGGAGAGGTCGGAGGTGGTgatggcggcggcagcggcaggcGCGGCGGTGGGGAAGCCTTTCGCTTGCAGGTTCTGCGCCAAGCCGTTCCGCCGCTCCTCAGACATGCGAGACCACGAGCGGGTGCACACAGGCGAGCGGCCCTACCACTGCGGCGTGTGCGGCAAGGGCTTCACCCAGTCCTCGGTGCTGAGCGGACACGCCCGCATCCACACTGGCGAGCGCCCCTTCCGCTGCACCCTCTGTGATCGCACTTTCAACAACTCCTCCAACTTCCGCAAGCACCAGCGCACCCACTTCcacgggccggggccggggctgggaGACTCTGGAAACCAGCTGGCATCGGGGGCTGAGAG GCAGAAGACGTCCACCAGCTCCTCCATGCAGACTGGGATCCCATCACCTCAAAGCCAGAGGGTCCCCAAGTCACAGTCTAGAGCGCTCAACAGTCTCAAGGATGTAAGCCCGACCATAAGGATATTGACTCCAGGAGCGGCTACCCTCGTTCCCATGGTGGTCCCTCCTTAA
- the ZNF865 gene encoding LOW QUALITY PROTEIN: zinc finger protein 865 (The sequence of the model RefSeq protein was modified relative to this genomic sequence to represent the inferred CDS: inserted 1 base in 1 codon; deleted 2 bases in 1 codon) translates to MEANPAGGGAGGGGSSGIGGEDGVHFQSYPFDFLEFLNHQRFEPMELYGEHAKAVAALPCAPGPPPQPPPQPPPPQYDYPPQSTFKPKAEAPSSSSSSSSSSSSSSSSQAKKPDPPLPPAFGAPPPPLFDAAFPAPQWGIVDLSGHQHLFGNLKRGGPASGPGVTPGLATPTGTPGPLPAPSQTPPGPAVGAACDPTKDDKGYFRRLKYLMERRFPCGVCQKSFKQSSHLVQHMLVHSGERPYECGVCGRTYNHVSSLIRHRRCHKDVPPAAGGPPQPGAPLPPLGLPTPAPIAGAPAAAAAAAAAATSVSSGPPATPAAPAATSTDGNAAPAPPAGVGVPPQAAAAAAAAGGGDGPFACTLCWKVFKKPSHLHQHQIIHTGEKPFSCSVCSKSFNRXESLKRHVKTHSADLLRLPCGICGKAFRDAAYLLKHQAAHAGAGAAGPRPMYPCDLCGKSYSAPQSLLRHKAAHAPPAAPETPKDGVASVPQPPPTFPPGPYLLPPDPPATDSEKAAAAAAAVVYGAVPVPLLGAHPLLLGGAGTSGTGGSSASVPGKTFCCGICGRGFGRRETLKRHERIHTGEKPHQCPVCGKRFRESFHLSKHHVVHTRERPYKCELCGKVFGYPQSLTRHRQVHRLQLPCALAGAAGLPTTQGAAGACGPGASSTSAGAADGLSYACSDCGEHFPDLFHVMSHKEVHMAEKPYGCDACGKTFGFIENLMWHKLVHQAAPERLLPPASGGPQPSDGSSSTDAASVLDNGLAGEVGAAVAALAGVSGGDDASGAAVAGAGGGASSGPERFSCATCGQSFKHFLGLVTHKYVHLVRRTLGCGLCGQSFAGAYDLLLHRRSHRQKRGFRCPVCGKRFWEAALLMRHQRCHTEQRPYRCGVCGRGFLRSWYLRQHRVVHTGERAFKCGVCAKRFAQSSSLAEHRRLHAVARPQRCGACGKTFRYRSNLLEHQRLHLGERAYRCEHCGKGFFYLSSVLRHQRAHEPPRPELRCPACLKAFKDPGYFRKHLAAHQGGRPFRCSSCGEGFTNTYGLKKHRLVHKAEGLGAPGAGAGTLAGKDA, encoded by the exons ATGGAGGCCAACCCAGCGGGCGGCGGCGCCGGGGGTGGCGGGAGCAGCGGCATAGGGGGCGAGGACGGGGTTCACTTCCAGAGCTACCCCTTCGACTTCCTGGAGTTCCTCAACCACCAGCGCTTCGAGCCCATGGAGCTCTACGGGGAGCACGCCAAGGCGGTGGCGGCGCTGCCCTGCGCCCCGGGGCCCCCGCCACAGCCCCCGCCGCAGCCGCCCCCGCCGCAGTACGACTACCCGCCCCAGTCCACCTTCAAGCCCAAGGCGgaggccccttcctcctcctcgtcctcgtcctcTTCATCCTCGTCGTCGTCCTCCTCCCAAGCCAAGAAGCCCGACCCGCCCCTGCCGCCTGCCTTCGGGGCGCCCCCGCCGCCCCTATTTGACGCCGCCTTCCCGGCCCCGCAGTGGGGCATCGTCGACCTCTCGGGACACCAGCACCTGTTTGGGAACCTGAAACGCGGAGGGCCGGCATCCGGGCCTGGGGTGACGCCCGGGCTGGCCACTCCCACGGGGACCCCCGGGCCTCTTCCCGCCCCCTCGCAGACCCCGCCGGGACCCGCCGTCGGGGCGGCCTGCGACCCCACCAAGGACGACAAGGGCTACTTCCGGAGGCTGAAGTACCTGATGGAGCGGCGCTTCCCCTGCGGTGTGTGCCAGAAGTCCTTCAAGCAGTCCTCGCACCTGGTCCAGCACATGCTGGTGCACTCAGGGGAGAGGCCATACGAGTGCGGCGTCTGCGGCCGCACCTACAACCACGTCTCCAGCCTCATCCGCCACCGCCGCTGCCACAAGGACGTGCCTCCGGCCGCGGGGGGACCACCACAGCCCGGCGCGCCGCTCCCGCCACTGGGCCTGCCCACGCCCGCGCCCATCGCCGgagcccccgccgccgccgccgccgccgccgccgctgccacgTCGGTGTCCTCTGGCCCTCCGGCCACGCCCGCGGCGCCCGCCGCCACCTCCACCGACGGGAacgcggcccccgccccgcctgcGGGTGTGGGGGTGCCCCCtcaggcggcggcagcggcggcggcg gccggggGCGGTGACGGCCCGTTTGCCTGCACGCTCTGCTGGAAGGTCTTCAAGAAGCCCAGCCACCTCCACCAGCACCAGATCATCCACACGGGCGAGAAGCCCTTCTCCTGCTCCGTGTGCAGCAAGAGCTTCAACC AGGAGAGCCTCAAGCGGCACGTGAAGACGCACTCGGCCGACCTGCTGCGCCTGCCCTGCGGCATCTGCGGGAAGGCCTTCCGCGACGCAGCCTACCTGCTCAAGCACCAGGCGGCCCACGCGGGGGCGGGCGCGGCGGGGCCTCGGCCCATGTACCCCTGCGATCTGTGCGGCAAGTCCTACTCGGCGCCCCAGAGCCTGCTCCGGCACAAAGCGGCCCACGCGCCGCCCGCAGCCCCTGAGACGCCCAAGGACGGGGTGGCCTCCGTCCCGCAGCCCCCGCCTACCTTCCCCCCGGGACCCTACCTCCTGCCCCCCGATCCCCCGGCCACAGACAGCGAGAaggcggcggcggccgcagcGGCCGTGGTGTACGGCGCCGTGCCGGTCCCGCTCCTGGGGGCCCACCCGCTGCTGCTCGGCGGGGCCGGGACCAGTGGGACTGGAGGCTCCAGCGCCAGCGTCCCGGGAAAGACGTTCTGCTGTGGCATCTGTGGGCGCGGCTTCGGGCGCCGCGAGACCCTGAAGCGCCATGAGCGCATCCACACGGGCGAGAAGCCGCACCAGTGTCCAGTGTGCGGCAAGCGCTTCCGCGAATCCTTCCACTTGAGCAAGCACCACGTGGTGCACACCCGCGAGCGGCCCTACAAGTGCGAGCTCTGCGGCAAGGTCTTTGGTTACCCGCAGAGCCTCACCCGCCACCGCCAGGTACACCGGCTCCAGCTGCCATGCGCCCTGGCCGGGGCTGCCGGCCTCCCCACCACACAGGGCGCGGCGGGGGCCTGTGGCCCAGGCGCCTCGTCCACGTCGGCGGGGGCGGCCGACGGACTGAGCTATGCCTGCTCGGACTGTGGCGAACACTTCCCGGATCTCTTCCACGTCATGAGCCACAAGGAGGTGCACATGGCAGAGAAGCCCTACGGCTGCGACGCCTGCGGCAAGACCTTCGGCTTCATCGAGAACCTCATGTGGCATAAGCTGGTCCACCAGGCTGCTCCCGAGCGCCTGCTGCCGCCCGCGTCTGGCGGCCCGCAGCCCTCGGATGGCTCCAGCAGCACCGATGCGGCCAGCGTGCTGGACAATGGGctggctggagaggtgggggcgGCCGTGGCGGCGCTGGCAGGGGTGTCCGGGGGCGATGATGCGAGCGGGGCGGCAGTGGCCGGGGCCGGTGGGGGTGCCAGTTCGGGCCCTGAGCGCTTCAGCTGTGCCACCTGCGGCCAGAGCTTCAAGCACTTCCTGGGCCTGGTGACTCACAAGTACGTGCACCTAGTGCGGAGGACCCTGGGCTGCGGCCTCTGCGGCCAGAGCTTTGCGGGGGCCTATGATTTGCTCCTGCATCGCCGCAGCCACCGGCAGAAGCGGGGCTTCCGCTGCCCGGTGTGTGGCAAGCGCTTCTGGGAGGCGGCCCTGCTGATGCGCCACCAGCGCTGCCACACGGAGCAGCGGCCCTACAGGTGTGGCGTGTGTGGCCGAGGCTTTCTGCGCTCGTGGTACCTGCGGCAGCACCGCGTGGTCCACACGGGTGAGCGGGCCTTCAAGTGCGGCGTGTGCGCCAAGCGCTTCGCGCAGTCGTCCAGCCTGGCGGAGCATCGGCGGCTGCACGCGGTGGCCCGGCCCCAGCGCTGCGGCGCCTGCGGCAAGACCTTCCGCTACCGCTCCAACTTGCTGGAGCATCAGCGGCTGCACCTGGGCGAGCGCGCCTATCGCTGCGAGCACTGCGGCAAGGGCTTCTTCTACCTGAGCTCAGTGCTGCGCCACCAGCGCGCCCACGAGCCGCCGCGGCCTGAGCTCCGCTGCCCCGCCTGCCTCAAGGCCTTCAAGGATCCCGGCTACTTCCGTAAGCACCTGGCAGCCCACCAGGGCGGCCGGCCTTTCCGCTGCTCCTCCTGCGGCGAGGGCTTCACCAACACCTACGGCCTCAAGAAACACCGCCTGGTCCACAAGGCTGAGGGCCTGGGGGCGCCTGGAGCAGGGGCCGGCACCTTGGCCGGGAAGGATGCCTGA
- the ZNF524 gene encoding LOW QUALITY PROTEIN: zinc finger protein 524 (The sequence of the model RefSeq protein was modified relative to this genomic sequence to represent the inferred CDS: deleted 1 base in 1 codon) — MPGSSAQTQAPHCSMDTPSPDPWPSPLPGEEEKPLALPPPVPRGRRGRRPGGASSSNRTLKASLPRKRGRPPKSGQESPLAQGVTAPVGSGSGSDLLLIDDQGVPYTVSEGSVAGGPESSGPKKAPHFCPVCLRAFPYLSDLERHSISHSELKPHECKDCGKTFKRSSHLRRHCNIHAGLRPFRCPLCPRRFREAGELAHHHRVHSGERPYQCPVCRLRFTEANTLRRHAKRKHPEAMETPLCPPDPGPEPPWDDEGVPATAGADEEELEGKELA, encoded by the exons CCCGGCTCCAGTGCCCAGACCCAAGCCCCCCACTGCTCCATGGACACCCCCAGCCCAGACCCGTGGCCTTCGCCTTTGCCCGGGGAGGAAGAGAAACCTCTGGCCTTACCTCCTCCTGTTCCCCGGGGCCGCCGAGGCCGACGTCCCGGGGGGGCCTCCTCCTCCAATCGGACACTCAAGGCCTCCCTCCCTCGCAAGCGGGGCCGCCCTCCCAAGTCAGGGCAGGAGTCCCCACTGGCGCAGGGGGTGACAGCCCCAGTGGGCAGCGGCAGTGGCAGTGACCTCCTGTTGATCGATGATCAGGGTGTGCCCTACACAGTCTCTGAAGGGTCAGTGGCAGGCGGGCCTGAGAGCTCCGGCCCTAAGAAGGCCCCGCATTTCTGCCCGGTGTGCCTTCGGGCCTTCCCCTACCTCTCCGACCTGGAGCGCCACAGCATCTCACACTCAGAGCTGAAGCCTCACGAGTGCAAGGACTGCGGCAAGACCTTCAAGCGGTCCAGCCACCTGCGGCGGCACTGCAACATCCATGCC GGCCTGCGGCCCTTTCGCTGCCCACTCTGCCCCCGCCGCTTCCGAGAGGCGGGCGAGCTGGCCCACCACCACCGCGTCCACTCAGGGGAGCGCCCCTACCAGTGCCCCGTCTGCCGGCTGCGCTTCACGGAAGCCAACACGCTCCGGCGCCATGCCAAACGCAAGCACCCCGAGGCCATGGAGACACCCCTGTGTCCCCCGGACCCAGGGCCTGAACCACCGTGGGACGACGAGGGTGTCCCGGCCACAGCAGGGGCCgatgaggaggagctggaggggaaaGAGCTGGCCTGA
- the FIZ1 gene encoding LOW QUALITY PROTEIN: flt3-interacting zinc finger protein 1 (The sequence of the model RefSeq protein was modified relative to this genomic sequence to represent the inferred CDS: deleted 1 base in 1 codon), which yields MDDAPLPAPPVPAPAPAPAPPAAAPRVPFHCSECGKSFRYRSDLRRHFARHTALKPHACPRCGKGFKHSFNLANHLRSHTGERPYRCSACPKGFRDSTGLLHHQVVHTGEKPYCCLVCELRFSSRSSLGRHLKRQHRGVLPSPLQPGPGLPTLSAPCSVCCNVGPCSVCGGAGAGGGEGPEGVGAAAGSWGLAEAAAAAAASLPPFACGACARRFDQGRELAAHWAAHTDVKPFKCPRCERDFNAPALLERHKLTHDLQGPGAPPAQAWASGAGAGSETTGERGAAEAGDARPAWDGELLPGRAGGGLPELGALLPEGGVEAPAPAAAAEPSEDTLYQCDCGTFFASAAALASHLEAHSGPATYGCGHCGALYAALAALEEHRRASHGEGGGAEATAPAPGGEPASGEPASGSGRSKKIFGCSECEKLFRSPRDLERHVLVHTGEKPFPCLECGKFFRHECYLKRHRLLHGTERPFPCHICGKGFITLSNLSRHLKLHRGMD from the exons ATGGATGACGCCCCGCTGCCAGCGCCCCCGgtccctgcccccgccccggcTCCGGCTCCACCCGCTGCTGCTCCCCGCGTCCCGTTTCACTGCAGTGAGTGTGGCAAGAGCTTCCGCTACCGCTCGGACCTGCGGCGCCACTTCGCTCGGCACACTGCGCTCAAACCCCACGCGTGTCCGCGCTGCGGCAAGGGCTTCAAGCACAGCTTCAACCTGGCCAACCACCTGCGCTCACACACTGGTGAGCGGCCCTACCGCTGCTCTGCCTGCCCCAAGGGGTTCCGAGACTCCACCGGCCTGCTGCACCACCAG GTTGTCCACACTGGTGAGAAGCCCTACTGCTGCCTAGTCTGCGAGCTCCGCTTCTCCTCCCGCTCCAGCCTGGGCCGCCACCTCAAGCGCCAGCACCGCGGGGTGCTTCCGTcacccctgcagcctggcccagGCCTGCCCACCCTGAGCGCTCCCTGCTCTGTCTGCTGCAACGTGGGCCCCTGCTCGGTGTGCGGGGGCGCGGGGGCCGGCGGCGGAGAGGGCCCAGAAGGGGTAGGCGCGGCCGCGGGGAGCTGGGGGCTAGCAgaggccgcggccgccgccgcggCCTCCCTGCCCCCGTTTGCGTGCGGCGCCTGTGCGCGGCGCTTTGACCAGGGCCGCGAGCTGGCGGCCCACTGGGCGGCGCACACCGACGTGAAGCCCTTCAAGTGCCCGCGCTGCGAGCGCGACTTCAACGCCCCCGCCCTCCTGGAGCGGCACAAGCTGACGCACGACCTGCAGGGT CCCGGCGCGCCCCCCGCGCAGGCCTGGGCCTCGGGAGCGGGTGCAGGGTCCGAGACGACCGGCGAGCGCGGCGCTGCGGAGGCGGGCGACGCTCGGCCGGCCTGGGACGGCGAGCTGCTCCCGGGCCGCGCCGGGGGTGGCTTGCCCGAGCTGGGGGCGCTGCTCCCCGAGGGCGGCGTGGAGGCCCCTGCGCCCGCGGCCGCGGCCGAGCCGTCGGAAGACACCCTGTACCAGTGCGACTGCGGGACTTTCTTCGCGTCGGCCGCGGCGCTGGCCAGCCACCTGGAGGCGCACTCGGGCCCGGCAACCTATGGCTGCGGCCACTGCGGGGCCCTGTACGCGGCCCTGGCGGCCCTGGAGGAGCACCGGCGCGCCAGCCACGGCGAGGGAGGCGGTGCGGAGGCGACGGCGCCGGCCCCAGGCGGGGAGCCCGCGTCTGGAGAGCCTGCGTCCGGCTCGGGCCGCAGCAAGAAGATCTTCGGCTGCTCCGAGTGCGAGAAGCTGTTCCGCTCGCCGCGAGACCTGGAGCGGCACGTGCTGGTGCACACGGGCGAGAAGCCGTTTCCGTGCCTGGAGTGCGGCAAGTTCTTCCGCCACGAGTGCTACCTCAAGCGCCACCGGCTGCTGCATGGCACCGAGCGGCCCTTCCCCTGCCACATCTGCGGCAAGGGCTTCATCACGCTCAGCAACCTCTCCAGGCACCTGAAGCTGCACCGGGGCATGGACTGA